The Neorhodopirellula lusitana DNA window CCGTGGCGATGACTAGCCAATTCAAATGCTGGAGCCATTGGTACGACAACACGGTGCGTTGCCCGTGAAGGGACTGAGGCCAAACGAAGCTTCGAATCAAGTAGTCGGTACCGGAGAGAAAGGTCACCGTCAATAAAACGCGATAATCCCGGTACAGTGAGAGCAACGCCAAGGAAGCAAAAATGCACGCGTGCGTTATCGTTGATCCGCCGGAAAGGTAAATCAGGATTCCCGACCAGACGACTTGAGCGACCGCGAACCAGTGTCGAATTCTCGGTTGGACAGCGTTCCGTACGAGGAACCCTGCCGGAACAACGCAGAAACAAACACCATAGATAGCTGCAAACCAAAGAATGGAGCTGAGTGTGATGCTGCGGCCCAGCCAAGTGTTTGGCGTTACAAACATCGCAACCGCCACAATGCTTAGTGACTGTAACGCGATGATGACGCAAAAGAGCCGATCTAAATTTGCGTGAATCGGCGACAACGATGCCAGGGACGTTCCCGGCGACTCGATTGGTTGTTTAGATTGGTCATTCTGTGCGTGCTCTGTCTTTGTGACAAAGCGGCTTGTTTTAGTCATGATTTGCCCCCAAATCGTTTGACTCATGCTTGTGGGCAAACTTTGCCCAGCCCCGACAAAAGCTACATCACGATTTTCGAGTAGGTCGGACCGATCTAGTTTTTGCGTGAATCTGGGGTTAGAACCTTCGTATTACAACGGAAAACTACTTGTTTAGTCGTGTCGTCATCGCAAATGCGAAGCGGTGCAGCGGACGCCGCAAACAGCAGTGGCGGTCTTTGAAGGGGCCTGACTCATCAGTCCGGGACGAAGCTCAACGGCGGGGGCTCAAGAGCGGGGGCTCAAGGGTGGGAGGCTCATGCTCAACGAGACCAACCTGCTCCAGAGGGGCGCGTTTTCAATCGCTCCCTGCACGAGTATCCAGCTATCCGGACGTCGGCATCTGCGCACGAAAAAAGGCGGCCACTTGTCAGTAACCGCCCTGGTTGCTCAATGCTTATTTGCATTTGCGAAAAGACTGTTCCTACTTCTTTGCGTAGGCATCTCGCAGGTCACGCACCTTATCGTGCCCCGCTTTGACCTTCGCGTATTGTGCAGACAGCACGTCGTTCATCGCACTTCCCGCTGTTTCCTTTAGGACTTCTTCGTACGCTTCCTTGATGTGATCCTCGCCACGCTCGGCTTCGATGAGAACCACGTACGGATCACCACCGTTCAATTTCGCACGGATGTTAATCCAGATGCGGTGAGTTTTGGCAGCCACGCTACCGTCGTCCTCGGCGTCCTTCCCGTTGAATTCAACGAACTGCTGCAGCTCGCTAGCCATCGCTGAGCGCTCATCACCGATCGCTCGGAACAAGGTGGATAGCTTGACGTCATCGAGTTCCTCCGCGGACTCATGGAACCCGTTGTACGAATCGATGTTTGCACGAATTAGCTTTTGAAGCTTGGTGATCGTTTCAGTATTCAAGTCGGTCTTAGTTTCAAGACTCATGGTTGTCTCCCGTAGATGGTAGTTGGTTGTATTGTCGGAGATCAGTTGACTAGGCAACCGGTCCGCGGCGACCTAGTACGAGTCCGATAACGAACAGTACGAGGAATACGACGAACAAGATTTTGGCGATACTTGCAGCGGTTCCGGCGATGACGCCAAATCCAAGTACACCAGCGATCAAAGCGATGATCAAAAACGTTAAAGCCCAGCCCAACATGGCAATCTCCTAAATTGAAAAGTGGTTCGCGTAGTAGTGAACTTCACTTCTCACGCTCGATAGAGGGTTAAAGCAAGCGGTGTGCCAACTTGCGGTAACCGGTCCGAAATGTCGTCACAGACTGTGTTTTGCTGATTGAGAGACGAAATCAGCAGGTTGTCTGGACGATCATCGAGCACGATGGGCGTTTTGAAAACAAACGCTTCTAGGTGGCAAGAGAAGTGTCGATTAAGTCGACACGCGATTGATGAGGCCCAGCACTTCGGCCCGCGATTTCGGGTCCGTCTTGAATGCGCCACGCATGGCGCTGGTCAAGCACAGGCTGCCTGGTTTGCGAATGCCACGCATCGTCATGCAGCTGTGGGTGGATTCGACAACGACGGCCACGCCGCGAGCGGACAAACGTTCTTCGATCAGGTTGGCGACCGTGTGGGTCAAACGTTCTTGCACTTGAGGTCGACGGGCGACCTCTTCGACAACCCGAGCCAACTTGCTAAGACCGACCACTTTACCGCTGGGCAAGTAGGCGATGTGAGCCTTGCCGGTGAACGGCAACAGGTGATGCTCGCACATGCTGCAAAAGCTGATGTCGCGGACCAGCACGATTTCGTCGTAATCCTCTTCAAACACTTTCGCCAAATGCCGTCCGGGATCGGACTTCAATCCTGCGAACATCTCCGCATACATGCGTGCGACACGCGCGGGAGTTTCGAGTAACCCGTCGCGTTGGGGATCTTCCCCGACCGCTTTCAGGATCACTTTGACGGCGGATTCAATTGCTGCGAAGTCGACCGCGTCGTTCTTCGGTTCGTTTTTGTCAACGAAAAAGGGGGTAGGAGCCGGAGCGGAACCCTCATTCGAAGTGGCGTCAGCTTCTTTCGACGAAACAGTCATTCAATCATTTTCCTGGGATACTCGTGGGATGATCCCGCATTATAGGAGGCTGTCACGTTTTAGGGCATGCCCGAGGTTTACCGCGATTGGGCGCATTCTGCCTAAACCGCTACTGGATCGCCGGCAAGATCAGTCCGATCAGCACCGAGAGCACGATGATGACCAGGAAGACAATCGCGATGGTCCAAACGAACCAGTGGGTTTTGTACTTGATATGAGGAGTCGCTCGCACGATTTGCCGGTACGGCTCGGAGCATACGTAGACTCCTTTTTCGGAAAACAGCACGAAGAGAAAGTACCCGTGGATGATCGTGCCAATTGGGAATCCAAGCAACCCAATGGCGCTGAATATCCCCGCGGCGATGCGAGGTCCGTTTTTGAGCTGTCTTAAACCATGCCCGATGAACAAGAAACCACCCGCGAATGAGCCGTAAATGAGCAAGAGTATGAGGCCAAGGCCAACGGTAACTTCAGGGTCTTTTCCAAAGATTCCGGCTAGCAAAATGAAGATGCCACCAATGGTGCC harbors:
- a CDS encoding sensory transduction histidine kinase, with product MTKTSRFVTKTEHAQNDQSKQPIESPGTSLASLSPIHANLDRLFCVIIALQSLSIVAVAMFVTPNTWLGRSITLSSILWFAAIYGVCFCVVPAGFLVRNAVQPRIRHWFAVAQVVWSGILIYLSGGSTITHACIFASLALLSLYRDYRVLLTVTFLSGTDYLIRSFVWPQSLHGQRTVLSYQWLQHLNWLVIATGFFSVASLFGRREFDRLFAGKNAPRTHTNLNASNKSSIRERRQQSIEAALAEEPGFDATLRACDALENQCLSSGEISELLKQVSISVQLLHQESNKSRVNALAQAAETLSERENNLAEFFTKDRRGKHFPGMLKDLSRKLLSEHETRQSEIEMIKRTIHTICELSDAAIPQTELESCEA
- a CDS encoding PA2169 family four-helix-bundle protein: MSLETKTDLNTETITKLQKLIRANIDSYNGFHESAEELDDVKLSTLFRAIGDERSAMASELQQFVEFNGKDAEDDGSVAAKTHRIWINIRAKLNGGDPYVVLIEAERGEDHIKEAYEEVLKETAGSAMNDVLSAQYAKVKAGHDKVRDLRDAYAKK
- a CDS encoding DUF1328 domain-containing protein yields the protein MLGWALTFLIIALIAGVLGFGVIAGTAASIAKILFVVFLVLFVIGLVLGRRGPVA
- the folE gene encoding GTP cyclohydrolase I FolE; translation: MTVSSKEADATSNEGSAPAPTPFFVDKNEPKNDAVDFAAIESAVKVILKAVGEDPQRDGLLETPARVARMYAEMFAGLKSDPGRHLAKVFEEDYDEIVLVRDISFCSMCEHHLLPFTGKAHIAYLPSGKVVGLSKLARVVEEVARRPQVQERLTHTVANLIEERLSARGVAVVVESTHSCMTMRGIRKPGSLCLTSAMRGAFKTDPKSRAEVLGLINRVST